A genomic window from Synechococcus sp. CBW1107 includes:
- the eno gene encoding phosphopyruvate hydratase: MFDSLDLVIDSIVAREVLDSRGTPTVEAEVRLEGGAQGHAIVPSGASTGAHEAHELRDGGSRYAGKGVLQAVANIEEKIAPVLCGLSAIEQVAVDTAMIELDGSDNKSALGANAVLAVSLAVARAAAEGVSLPLYRYLGGPMATLLPVPLMNVINGGAHAANNLDFQEFMLVPHGAPSFREALRMGTEVFHTLKGLLSAQGLSTAVGDEGGFAPNLESNDAAGALLVAAIEKAGYRPGEEISLALDVASTEFYADGRYAFGGGSYSSAEMVDQLGALVSRYPIVSIEDGLAEDDWEGWALMTQRLGSRLQLVGDDLFVTNTSRLQRGIDADTANSILIKVNQIGSLTETLQAIDLAGRAGYTSVISHRSGETEDTTIADLAVATRAGQIKTGSLSRSERVAKYNRLLRIEDELGSQALYAGAEGRGPQGKG, translated from the coding sequence GTGTTCGACTCCCTCGACCTCGTGATCGATTCCATCGTGGCTCGGGAGGTGCTCGACTCCCGCGGCACCCCCACGGTGGAAGCGGAAGTGCGGCTGGAGGGCGGCGCCCAGGGCCACGCCATCGTGCCCAGCGGCGCCAGCACCGGTGCCCATGAGGCCCATGAGTTGCGCGATGGCGGCAGCCGCTACGCCGGCAAGGGCGTGCTCCAGGCGGTGGCCAACATCGAGGAGAAGATCGCGCCGGTGCTCTGCGGTCTCAGCGCCATCGAGCAGGTGGCGGTGGACACCGCCATGATCGAACTTGATGGCAGCGACAACAAATCGGCCCTGGGGGCCAATGCGGTGCTGGCCGTGAGCCTGGCGGTGGCGCGGGCCGCCGCCGAGGGGGTGAGTCTTCCCCTCTACCGCTACCTGGGTGGGCCGATGGCCACCCTGCTGCCGGTGCCGCTGATGAACGTGATCAACGGCGGAGCTCACGCCGCCAACAACCTGGATTTTCAGGAATTCATGCTGGTGCCCCATGGCGCCCCCAGCTTCCGTGAGGCCCTGCGCATGGGCACCGAGGTGTTCCACACCCTCAAGGGCCTGCTCAGCGCCCAGGGCCTCTCCACCGCCGTGGGCGATGAGGGTGGCTTTGCCCCCAACCTGGAGAGCAACGATGCAGCCGGCGCCCTGCTGGTGGCGGCGATCGAGAAGGCCGGCTACAGGCCCGGCGAGGAGATTTCCCTGGCCCTCGATGTGGCCAGCACCGAGTTCTATGCCGATGGCCGCTATGCCTTCGGCGGCGGCAGCTACAGCTCGGCCGAGATGGTGGATCAGCTCGGTGCGCTGGTGAGCCGCTATCCGATCGTCTCGATCGAGGATGGCCTCGCCGAAGACGACTGGGAGGGCTGGGCGCTGATGACCCAGCGCCTGGGCAGCCGGCTCCAGCTGGTGGGCGACGACCTGTTCGTGACCAACACCAGCCGCCTGCAGCGGGGGATCGACGCCGACACCGCCAACTCGATCCTGATCAAGGTGAACCAGATCGGCTCCCTCACGGAAACCCTGCAGGCCATCGATCTGGCCGGCCGCGCCGGCTACACCAGCGTGATCAGCCACCGCAGCGGCGAAACCGAGGACACCACCATCGCCGACCTGGCGGTGGCCACCCGCGCCGGCCAGATCAAGACGGGCTCCCTCAGCCGCAGCGAGCGGGTGGCCAAGTACAACCGGCTGCTGCGCATCGAAGACGAACTGGGCAGCCAGGCGCTCTATGCCGGCGCCGA
- the gloA gene encoding lactoylglutathione lyase — MRLLHTMLRVGDLERSLAFYTEVLGMRLLRRKDYPSGRFTLAFVGYGDESDTTVLELTHNWDTSSYAIGDGFGHIALGVEDIHSTCEAIADKGGRVVRPPGPMKHGSTVIAFVEDPDGYKVELIQLSSSPERAADEDGLT, encoded by the coding sequence ATGCGCCTGCTTCACACCATGCTCCGGGTGGGCGATCTGGAGCGCTCCCTGGCCTTCTACACCGAGGTGCTGGGCATGCGCCTGCTGCGCCGCAAGGACTACCCCTCCGGCCGCTTCACCCTGGCGTTCGTGGGCTATGGCGATGAGAGCGACACCACCGTGCTGGAGCTCACCCACAACTGGGACACCAGCTCCTATGCGATCGGTGATGGCTTCGGGCACATCGCGCTGGGGGTGGAGGACATCCACAGCACCTGTGAGGCCATCGCCGACAAGGGAGGGCGGGTGGTTCGGCCGCCCGGGCCGATGAAGCACGGCAGCACGGTGATCGCCTTTGTGGAAGATCCCGACGGCTACAAGGTGGAGCTGATTCAGTTGTCGTCCAGCCCCGAGCGAGCGGCGGATGAAGATGGGTTGACCTGA
- a CDS encoding ATP-dependent Clp protease ATP-binding subunit: MRPESPSLSTPQPFSLTSEPDRFSEVAWELLLASQDQARRWRHDQMDVEHLLQALLQDSRFAAWVDPLPIERERLLDRLEGFCAEQPSSPGDDLYIGDALEDLLEEADRRRSSWGSRLLDIPHLLLALLDEPRLGAALLAEEGLSEPELLRQLRPAAAPVSGPAGISSAASAGSGRPRRFEAPPAPSDDWIDSPTREPAAVPSLTAPAAAAPVPRPLRPVRAPDQELTLEAEGGEPSALEQYGRDLTAAARAGLLDPVIGRDTEIRRLIQVLSRRGKNNPVLIGEPGVGKTAIAERLAQRIVSGEVPDSLKGLRLIALDLGALIAGAKFRGQFEERLRSVLAEVKDPEEGRAAAAGDGGVVLFIDELHTVVSADRSSADAGSILKPALARGELRCIGATTPEDYRRTVEKDPALNRRFQQVVIREPSKEVSLEILRGLKERYELHHGVTITDGALQAAVRLAERYIADRCLPDKAIDLIDEAAAQLRMEVTSKPQVVEAAELDLRRIELALLGAEAASEDERVNLQDQRRIALERLQDLQRRWQAEREQLAELRELLQQDDELRLAIAEAERDGEFEEAARLQVDQLQLVQQRRAALEEELLDDQRGGLSLLREQVDEGDIADVVARWTGIPIQRLLAGERQKLLELEQRLAERVIGQPEAVAAVAASIRRARAGMQDPRRPVGSFLFLGPTGVGKTELAKALAAALFDEEDALVRLDMSEFMERNAVARLVGAPPGYVGYEEGGQLTEAVRRRPYAVLLLDEVEKAHPEVFNLLLQVLDDGRLTDSQGRTVDFRHTVVVMTSNLASRAILESARSGDDSGLEAAVERALAGQFRPEFLNRIDEVIRFRPLAPSDLQRIVRLQVAELAALLKEQRLELEIDEAVVSRLAELGYEPEFGARPLRRVLRRRIENPLATELLEDHFRAARGVRVSLGDPSGPGGADTLRFLPLE, translated from the coding sequence ATGCGCCCTGAGTCCCCAAGCTTGAGCACCCCCCAGCCCTTCAGCCTCACCAGCGAACCCGACCGGTTCAGCGAGGTGGCCTGGGAGCTGCTGCTGGCCTCCCAGGACCAGGCCCGTCGCTGGCGCCATGACCAGATGGATGTGGAGCACCTGCTCCAGGCGCTTCTGCAGGATTCACGCTTCGCGGCCTGGGTGGATCCCTTGCCGATCGAACGTGAGCGACTGCTCGATCGGCTGGAGGGCTTCTGCGCCGAGCAGCCCTCGTCGCCCGGCGACGACCTCTACATCGGTGATGCCCTCGAAGACCTGCTGGAGGAGGCCGACCGCCGGCGCTCCAGCTGGGGTTCGCGCCTGCTTGACATCCCCCATCTGTTGCTGGCCCTGCTCGATGAACCTCGCCTGGGAGCTGCGCTGCTGGCGGAGGAGGGGCTGAGCGAGCCGGAGTTGCTGCGCCAGCTGCGGCCCGCGGCCGCCCCTGTCTCCGGCCCAGCAGGCATCAGCTCGGCTGCGTCGGCCGGGTCCGGGCGTCCCCGCCGTTTCGAAGCGCCTCCGGCCCCATCCGACGACTGGATCGACAGCCCCACCCGGGAGCCCGCCGCGGTGCCGTCGCTGACCGCCCCCGCGGCAGCAGCCCCCGTGCCCCGTCCCCTCAGGCCTGTCCGAGCCCCTGATCAGGAGCTGACGCTGGAGGCTGAGGGGGGCGAGCCCAGCGCCCTCGAGCAGTACGGCCGCGACCTCACCGCCGCCGCCCGCGCCGGTCTGCTCGATCCGGTGATCGGCCGCGACACCGAGATCCGCCGGCTGATCCAGGTGCTGTCCCGCCGCGGCAAGAACAATCCGGTGCTGATCGGTGAGCCCGGCGTCGGCAAGACGGCCATCGCCGAGCGGCTGGCCCAGCGCATTGTCAGCGGCGAAGTGCCCGACTCCCTCAAAGGCCTGCGCCTGATCGCCCTCGACCTCGGTGCCCTGATCGCCGGCGCCAAGTTCCGCGGTCAGTTCGAGGAACGGCTGCGCAGCGTGCTGGCCGAGGTGAAGGATCCGGAGGAGGGACGTGCCGCTGCGGCCGGCGATGGCGGTGTGGTGCTGTTCATCGATGAGCTGCACACCGTGGTGAGCGCCGACCGCTCCAGCGCCGATGCCGGCAGCATCCTCAAACCGGCCCTGGCCAGGGGTGAGCTGCGCTGCATCGGGGCCACCACCCCGGAGGACTACCGCCGCACGGTGGAGAAGGATCCCGCCCTCAACCGCCGCTTCCAGCAGGTGGTGATCCGTGAACCCAGCAAGGAGGTGAGCCTTGAGATCCTGCGGGGCCTCAAGGAGCGCTATGAGCTCCACCACGGCGTCACCATCACCGATGGGGCCCTGCAGGCAGCGGTGCGTCTGGCCGAGCGCTACATCGCCGACCGCTGCCTGCCCGACAAGGCGATCGATCTGATCGATGAGGCCGCCGCCCAGCTGCGCATGGAGGTCACCTCCAAGCCCCAGGTGGTGGAGGCCGCCGAACTCGACCTGCGCCGGATCGAGCTGGCCCTGCTGGGGGCGGAGGCCGCCTCCGAGGACGAGCGCGTGAACCTTCAGGATCAGCGTCGCATCGCCCTGGAGCGCCTGCAGGATCTACAGCGGCGCTGGCAGGCGGAGCGCGAGCAGCTGGCGGAGCTGAGAGAGCTGCTTCAGCAGGACGATGAGCTCCGCCTGGCGATCGCCGAGGCCGAGCGTGACGGCGAATTCGAGGAGGCGGCCCGCCTGCAGGTGGATCAGCTGCAGCTGGTGCAGCAGCGCCGCGCCGCCCTTGAGGAGGAGCTGCTCGACGATCAGCGCGGCGGTCTCTCCCTGCTGCGTGAGCAGGTGGATGAGGGCGACATCGCCGATGTGGTGGCCCGTTGGACCGGTATTCCGATCCAGCGTCTGCTGGCCGGGGAGCGACAGAAGCTGCTGGAGCTGGAGCAGCGGCTGGCGGAGCGGGTGATCGGCCAGCCCGAGGCGGTGGCAGCGGTGGCGGCCTCGATCCGGAGGGCCCGGGCCGGCATGCAGGATCCGCGCCGGCCCGTGGGCTCCTTCCTGTTCCTGGGCCCCACCGGCGTGGGCAAGACCGAGCTGGCCAAGGCCCTGGCCGCGGCCCTCTTTGATGAGGAGGACGCTCTGGTGCGGCTCGACATGAGCGAGTTCATGGAGCGCAACGCCGTGGCCCGCCTGGTGGGGGCTCCCCCCGGCTATGTGGGCTACGAGGAAGGAGGACAGCTCACCGAGGCCGTGCGCCGCCGTCCCTATGCGGTCTTGCTGCTCGATGAGGTGGAGAAGGCCCACCCCGAGGTGTTCAACCTGCTCCTGCAGGTGCTCGATGACGGACGCCTGACGGATTCCCAGGGCCGCACGGTTGATTTCCGCCACACCGTGGTGGTGATGACCAGCAACCTGGCCAGCCGGGCCATCCTCGAGAGTGCCCGCAGTGGCGACGACTCCGGCCTGGAGGCGGCGGTGGAGCGCGCCCTGGCCGGACAGTTCCGGCCTGAGTTCCTCAACCGCATCGACGAGGTGATCCGCTTCCGCCCCCTGGCGCCGAGTGACCTGCAACGCATCGTGCGCCTGCAGGTGGCGGAGCTCGCGGCGCTGCTGAAGGAGCAGCGGCTGGAGCTGGAGATCGATGAGGCCGTGGTGAGCCGCCTGGCGGAGCTGGGCTATGAGCCGGAATTCGGAGCCCGGCCCCTGCGCCGGGTGTTGCGCCGCCGCATCGAAAACCCCCTGGCCACCGAGTTGCTGGAGGACCACTTCCGCGCCGCCCGTGGTGTGCGCGTGTCTCTCGGCGATCCCAGCGGTCCCGGTGGTGCCGACACTTTGCGCTTCCTGCCCCTGGAGTGA